Within the Salinirubrum litoreum genome, the region CTCGCCGTCGTCGCGGGCGTTCTCGCCGCGATCCCGCTTGTCGACAGCGTGACGGCCGTCATCGTCGCCAACGCCGTCCTCTGGCTGACGGTCTCCTCTATCCCGCCGGTGTTGACGATGCTCGTCGTCGACGACGCGCCCGAGTCGGCGTGGACCGAACGCATCGGGCGGCTGAACAAGTATCAGGGGTACGGCTGGGCCGGCGGTCTCGTCCTCGGGACGGTCTGGCCGTTCCTCGGGAGTCGCCTCCTCGCGCCGGGCGCGGTCACGCCCGCACTGTTCTGGGTACTCGCGGGCTGTGCCGGCGTCGGCGTCCTCGGTGCGGTCGGGAGTCTCCCGCGACCCGACCCGACCCAGCACGTGACGAGCGAGCGCCGCATCCGGAAGATCGCTCGCACGCTGTCGAACTCCCGGCGCGGGGTGAAGGGCGCGACGTTCGCGTTCTCGCCGAACCGCCTCTACTGGACGACCCGGACCATCCACCCCCGGCGACTGCTGGCGCGACTCGACCGCGCACTCGCGCTGTATCTGTTCGCGGCGGTCTGTTTCTTCACCGGCTTCGCCGCCTTCTGGGCACCCCTCCCGCTCTTCTTCACCGGGATCGAGTTCGACTCGGGTCAGATCTTCGCGCTGTATCTCGCGTCCAGTGTCGCGTCGGCGGTGCTGTACGAGGGTGCCGGACGACTCGCGAGCAGGATCGACGTGCGACTGCTCCAGTCCGGCGCGCTCGCCGTGCGCGGTCTGCTGTTTCCGGCAGTCGCACTCGTCGGCGGTATCGGTGTGGTGACGGTCGAGTTGGGTGTCGCGGGCGTCGGCCTCGCGGCCATCGGCGCGACGTGGGCGATCATCGCGGTCGTCGGGACCGCGATCGTCACGCGCCTCGCGCCACCGAGCGTTCGCGGTGAGGTGCTGGGCGTCCACACCGCGCTGGGGGCGGTCGCCGGCGGCGTCGGGGGCATCCTCGGTGGCTGGGCCGCGACGTTCGGGTACACGGTCGCGTTCGGCGTGGCCGGCGGACTCGTGCTGGTCGGTGCCGGTCTCGTCTTCGCGCTCCGGTTCGTCGGCGAGACACCCCCGCGACCGGTCGCCGAGGGCGATCCAGTGACGAGTCGTGTCGAGTCCGCCGAGACGGCGGTGCCGAGTGGCGGGCAGGACTGAGTCGCAGTCTGGCCCCCCGACCGGACGAGTTCCTCCCACGTCGTTGCGAGGTACGTCCCGGTGACTCTCCAGATGCGCTCCGGTAACTGACACGTCAATATGGTTTCAAGCCGACGGGGGCCGTCCGTCACCGGCGGTGACTCACTCGTGACACTACTCGACGGACAGACGGCGGTCGTCACCGGCGGCAGTTCCGGTATCGGTCGCGGTATCGCGCGTTCCTTCGCCGACCACGGTGCGGCGGCGGTGGTCGTCGCCGACGTCCGGGAAGCGCCGAAAGAGGAGGGCGACCCGACACACGAACTG harbors:
- a CDS encoding MFS transporter encodes the protein MTERWLYSWALGAVAFGGASLLVPLYVVQLGGTAVDLGVLAATAALVAAPGAIVFGRLGNRVDQRRPLVLGTLAVVAGVLAAIPLVDSVTAVIVANAVLWLTVSSIPPVLTMLVVDDAPESAWTERIGRLNKYQGYGWAGGLVLGTVWPFLGSRLLAPGAVTPALFWVLAGCAGVGVLGAVGSLPRPDPTQHVTSERRIRKIARTLSNSRRGVKGATFAFSPNRLYWTTRTIHPRRLLARLDRALALYLFAAVCFFTGFAAFWAPLPLFFTGIEFDSGQIFALYLASSVASAVLYEGAGRLASRIDVRLLQSGALAVRGLLFPAVALVGGIGVVTVELGVAGVGLAAIGATWAIIAVVGTAIVTRLAPPSVRGEVLGVHTALGAVAGGVGGILGGWAATFGYTVAFGVAGGLVLVGAGLVFALRFVGETPPRPVAEGDPVTSRVESAETAVPSGGQD